TGTTGATCATATAGAAGGTCAAGAAGGAACAGATCGTATTTGGGGAATGGATGGTAATGATCAACCATTAAGTGGTGATCTCACCCAAGACAAATACCAAACTGAAAATGACGAAGTATACGGCGGAAATGGTAATGACATTCTTAGCAAGGCCAAGATTAAACTTGGTGGACCTGGGGAAGATGGCTGTAGAGGTGTTGAACCCATAGAAGCATTCAAGGTTGCTTGTGATGATGCAGATTGGACAGGAGATAAACCTCTATAATCCAATTATTCGAGATTATGAAAAATAATCAATCTGAACAAAATACCAACAAACTCATCGTATTTTATGATGGATATTGCATCCTTTGTAATCGAACAATTGACTTTGTTATAAAATACGACAAAAAAGAAAAGATACTATTTGCTTCCTTACAGTCAGATTATGCCATTTCTACCCTCTCAAAATTAAAATATAAATCTGAAAATATAAAAAACATAGACAACGTGATTTATTTACAAAATACTATTCTCAAAATAAAATCGGATGCTATTTTATCAATACTTTCGGATATGGGTGGGATTTATCATTTAAGTAAAATATTTTACTGCATACCAAGATTCATACGTGATTATTTATATGATCAAATTGCTAAAAGAAGATATAAATGGTTTGGTAAACGAAATACATGTAGGATACCTACAAAGGATGAAATTCATAAAATACTTGGATAAGTAAATGTTTGTTTTGATGTATATTGATATATATATTAAGTATATTGATAC
The nucleotide sequence above comes from SAR202 cluster bacterium. Encoded proteins:
- a CDS encoding DUF393 domain-containing protein, which codes for MKNNQSEQNTNKLIVFYDGYCILCNRTIDFVIKYDKKEKILFASLQSDYAISTLSKLKYKSENIKNIDNVIYLQNTILKIKSDAILSILSDMGGIYHLSKIFYCIPRFIRDYLYDQIAKRRYKWFGKRNTCRIPTKDEIHKILG